Proteins found in one Gordonia sp. PDNC005 genomic segment:
- a CDS encoding ABC transporter permease subunit (The N-terminal region of this protein, as described by TIGR01726, is a three transmembrane segment that identifies a subfamily of ABC transporter permease subunits, which specificities that include histidine, arginine, glutamine, glutamate, L-cystine (sic), the opines (in Agrobacterium) octopine and nopaline, etc.) → MTSRVRAIVPLLVVLVAALGLLTACSSSSDSGNSGVIRFGTEGTYSPFSFHDPATGELTGYDVDVAKAVAEKMGKRAEFVEAPWDSLFAALGADRFDVVANQVTITPERESKYSMSIPYAVGEGVIVTRADDTSITSLDDLKGRTSAQSATSNWTGVATKAGARVETVEGFAQAITLLRQGRVDATVNDSLSVYAYLAETGDTTVKIAAKVGERSESAFAAPRGSPLTTDINKAIEALQADGTLSEISKRYLKTDASGAVQKAAEPQSTWDLVRTNLWPMAKATVTTTIPLAAISFVIGLVIALVVALARLSERPGVAWLARVYISIIRGTPLLVQLFIIFYALPEIGIKVEPFPAAIVAFSLNVGGYAAEIIRAAIISVPSGQTEAAQTIGMDYATTMRRIILPQAARIAVPGLSNTLISLVKDTSLASVILVTELFRTAQIAAAPTFEFLPLYVTAAVYYWVVCLVLSMLQGRLELRLGRFIAS, encoded by the coding sequence ATGACTTCCCGTGTGCGGGCGATCGTTCCGCTTCTCGTCGTGCTCGTGGCGGCCCTCGGTCTGTTGACGGCCTGTTCGTCGAGTTCAGACTCGGGGAACTCGGGCGTCATCCGCTTCGGAACCGAGGGGACGTACTCGCCGTTCAGCTTCCACGACCCCGCCACGGGCGAACTGACCGGCTACGACGTGGACGTGGCGAAGGCCGTCGCCGAGAAGATGGGCAAGCGTGCCGAGTTCGTCGAAGCGCCGTGGGATTCGTTGTTCGCGGCATTGGGCGCCGATCGGTTCGACGTGGTCGCGAACCAGGTGACGATCACACCCGAGCGCGAGTCGAAGTACTCGATGTCCATCCCCTACGCGGTCGGCGAAGGTGTCATCGTGACACGTGCTGACGACACGTCGATCACGTCACTCGACGATCTCAAGGGGCGAACGTCGGCGCAGTCGGCGACCAGTAATTGGACCGGGGTCGCGACGAAGGCCGGTGCCCGAGTCGAGACAGTCGAAGGTTTCGCTCAGGCCATCACCCTGTTGAGGCAGGGCAGGGTGGACGCCACCGTCAACGACAGTCTCTCGGTGTACGCGTACCTCGCCGAGACCGGTGACACCACCGTGAAGATCGCCGCGAAGGTCGGTGAGCGCAGTGAGTCCGCGTTCGCCGCACCGCGAGGCAGTCCGTTGACCACCGACATCAACAAGGCCATCGAAGCACTGCAGGCCGACGGGACGCTCAGCGAGATATCGAAGCGCTACCTGAAGACCGATGCCAGCGGCGCCGTCCAGAAGGCCGCCGAGCCTCAGTCGACATGGGATCTCGTCCGCACGAACCTGTGGCCGATGGCGAAAGCCACGGTCACCACGACGATCCCGCTCGCGGCGATCAGCTTCGTGATCGGCCTGGTGATCGCGTTGGTCGTCGCGCTTGCCCGTCTGTCCGAGAGACCCGGGGTGGCCTGGCTCGCGCGGGTCTACATCTCGATCATTCGCGGCACACCGCTACTGGTCCAGTTGTTCATCATCTTCTATGCGCTGCCCGAGATCGGGATCAAGGTCGAGCCGTTCCCGGCCGCGATCGTGGCGTTCTCGTTGAACGTGGGCGGTTACGCCGCCGAGATCATCCGTGCCGCGATCATCTCGGTGCCGAGCGGACAGACCGAGGCCGCACAGACGATCGGCATGGACTATGCGACGACCATGCGGCGGATCATCCTTCCGCAGGCGGCCCGCATCGCGGTCCCCGGACTGTCCAACACCCTCATCTCCCTGGTCAAGGACACATCACTGGCTTCAGTGATACTCGTGACCGAGCTGTTCCGCACCGCCCAGATCGCGGCCGCGCCAACCTTCGAGTTCCTCCCCCTCTACGTCACTGCCGCCGTCTATTACTGGGTGGTGTGCCTGGTGTTGTCCATGCTTCAGGGTCGACTGGAGCTTCGTCTCGGAAGGTTCATCGCATCATGA
- a CDS encoding molybdenum cofactor biosynthesis protein MoaE, translating to MIVFARISDTPLDVTEHLDAVVERSAGATALFVGTVRDHDPDATGRVERLEYSAHPDAPTILTSIVDGLDAPGIRIAVSHRVGDLAVGDVAIVCAVSAAHRRDVYAVNRDVVERVKAELPVWKKQVEADGTSSWIGLGGLV from the coding sequence ATGATCGTCTTCGCGCGGATCAGTGACACCCCGCTCGACGTGACCGAGCACCTCGACGCCGTGGTCGAGCGGTCGGCGGGCGCCACAGCACTGTTCGTCGGGACGGTGCGCGACCACGACCCGGACGCGACCGGCCGCGTGGAACGCCTCGAGTACAGCGCTCACCCCGACGCACCGACGATCCTCACGTCGATTGTCGACGGACTGGACGCTCCGGGCATTCGGATAGCTGTCAGCCATCGTGTCGGTGATCTCGCCGTGGGCGACGTGGCGATCGTGTGCGCGGTCTCGGCCGCACACCGACGTGATGTCTACGCGGTGAACCGCGATGTGGTTGAGCGTGTGAAGGCCGAACTGCCCGTCTGGAAGAAGCAGGTGGAAGCCGACGGCACATCGTCGTGGATTGGCCTGGGCGGTCTCGTATGA
- a CDS encoding amino acid ABC transporter ATP-binding protein, which yields MTELISVQGLHKAFGGLEVLRGIDFTVDEGTVTAVIGPSGSGKTTLLRSLNALDLPDAGVIRVADSTIDFSTRPQREAITEYRAQSGFVFQSHNLFPHKTVLENVIEGPVIVQKRPVAEATADARALLESVGLGDRLDSYPSQLSGGQQQRVGIVRALAMKPKVLLLDEPTSALDPELVGGVLAVIKDLASQGWTMVVVTHEIAFARKVADQVLFVDQGVIGERGSPSAVIDNPSEERTIQFLRRLTEV from the coding sequence ATGACCGAACTGATCTCCGTCCAAGGGCTGCACAAGGCGTTCGGTGGACTCGAGGTGCTTCGCGGCATCGATTTCACCGTCGACGAGGGCACCGTGACCGCGGTGATCGGACCTTCCGGTTCCGGAAAGACGACACTGCTGAGGTCGTTGAACGCTCTCGATCTGCCCGACGCGGGTGTGATCCGAGTGGCCGACTCGACGATCGACTTCTCGACTCGCCCGCAACGTGAAGCCATCACCGAATACCGTGCGCAGTCGGGTTTTGTATTCCAGAGCCACAACTTGTTCCCGCACAAGACGGTGCTGGAGAACGTCATCGAAGGCCCCGTGATCGTGCAGAAGCGGCCGGTCGCCGAGGCCACCGCCGATGCGCGTGCACTCTTGGAGAGCGTGGGTCTCGGCGATCGCCTCGACTCCTATCCCAGCCAGCTGTCCGGCGGCCAGCAGCAGCGGGTCGGCATTGTCCGTGCGCTCGCGATGAAGCCCAAGGTTCTGCTGCTCGACGAGCCGACGTCCGCCCTCGATCCGGAACTCGTCGGCGGTGTCCTCGCGGTGATCAAAGACCTCGCCTCACAGGGCTGGACGATGGTCGTCGTCACGCACGAGATCGCCTTCGCCCGGAAGGTGGCCGATCAGGTGCTGTTCGTAGATCAAGGCGTCATCGGCGAGCGCGGGTCCCCGTCGGCCGTGATCGACAACCCGTCAGAAGAGCGCACCATTCAGTTCCTTCGCCGGCTGACTGAGGTCTAG
- the moaA gene encoding GTP 3',8-cyclase MoaA, whose translation MTPPLVDRYGRVHRDLRISLTDKCNLRCTYCMPADGVPWIAKQNLLTTDEIERVAVVFADLGVDEVRLTGGEPLLRPDAVDVVRRLAAIQTRDGTLRVSMTTNGIRLAAVMPELVDAGLERVNISLDTLRPERFQELTRRDRFGEVIAGIRAARDSGLRPLKVNTVAMREVNDDELVDLLRFAIDHDAELRFIEQMPLDAGHTWSRAEMVSGAEILDRLSEAFDLTELPGRGADPAALYSVDGGPRTVGVIASVTAPFCGACDRVRITADGQLRNCLFARDESDVLGLLRSGGSDADLAAMIRRSITGKAPGHGINDVDFLQPDRPMSAIGG comes from the coding sequence ATGACGCCGCCGTTGGTCGATCGATACGGGCGCGTGCATCGTGACCTGCGGATATCGCTGACCGACAAGTGCAATCTCCGATGCACCTACTGCATGCCCGCGGACGGCGTTCCGTGGATCGCGAAGCAGAACCTGCTGACCACGGACGAGATCGAACGAGTCGCGGTCGTGTTCGCCGACCTCGGCGTCGACGAGGTCCGCCTGACCGGCGGTGAACCGCTCTTGCGGCCCGACGCCGTCGACGTGGTGCGGCGACTGGCCGCGATCCAGACGCGCGATGGCACGCTGAGGGTGTCGATGACGACAAACGGGATACGCCTCGCCGCGGTGATGCCCGAGCTCGTCGACGCAGGCCTGGAACGCGTCAACATCAGCCTCGACACGTTGCGCCCGGAACGTTTCCAAGAGTTGACCAGGCGAGACCGTTTCGGCGAGGTGATCGCAGGCATCCGCGCTGCACGGGACTCGGGCCTGCGCCCGCTGAAGGTCAACACCGTCGCCATGCGCGAGGTCAACGACGACGAGCTTGTCGACCTGCTCCGGTTCGCTATCGACCACGACGCCGAACTCCGCTTCATCGAACAGATGCCGCTCGACGCCGGACACACCTGGTCCCGAGCCGAGATGGTCAGTGGCGCCGAGATTCTGGATCGGCTCTCGGAGGCGTTCGACCTCACGGAACTGCCCGGTCGGGGCGCAGACCCCGCAGCCCTGTACTCCGTCGACGGCGGCCCACGCACAGTCGGCGTCATCGCATCGGTCACCGCGCCGTTCTGCGGCGCGTGCGACCGTGTTCGCATCACTGCCGACGGCCAACTCCGCAACTGCCTGTTCGCCCGAGACGAGTCCGACGTCCTCGGGCTCCTGCGGTCCGGGGGGTCGGACGCCGATCTGGCCGCGATGATTCGCAGGTCCATCACAGGAAAAGCGCCAGGTCACGGAATAAACGACGTGGACTTCCTCCAGCCCGACCGGCCGATGTCGGCGATCGGCGGCTGA
- a CDS encoding MogA/MoaB family molybdenum cofactor biosynthesis protein, whose protein sequence is MTDATDQTNPRATVITVSDRCAAGDAVDVSGPLAQQMLIEAGWDVDVVVVPDERERITWAIMGAVDEKSRLVITTGGTGVGPRDVTPEATASLLNPEVPGIAETIRSVGVAVLPQAMLSRGRSGIVDGALVVNLAGSTGAVKDGVPVILQVAAHVVSQVDGGDHDRLRADQ, encoded by the coding sequence ATGACCGACGCGACTGACCAGACCAATCCGCGCGCGACCGTCATCACCGTCTCGGACCGGTGTGCGGCGGGTGACGCCGTCGACGTCTCGGGCCCGCTGGCGCAGCAGATGCTGATCGAGGCCGGCTGGGACGTCGACGTCGTGGTGGTTCCCGATGAACGCGAACGCATCACGTGGGCGATCATGGGCGCGGTGGACGAGAAGTCACGGCTTGTCATCACGACAGGTGGCACCGGTGTGGGACCGCGCGACGTGACTCCGGAAGCGACCGCGTCGTTGTTGAATCCGGAGGTGCCCGGCATCGCCGAGACGATCCGTTCCGTCGGCGTCGCGGTACTGCCTCAAGCGATGCTGTCGCGCGGCCGGTCGGGCATCGTCGACGGTGCGCTCGTGGTGAATCTCGCGGGATCGACGGGTGCGGTCAAGGACGGTGTACCAGTGATCCTGCAGGTGGCGGCACACGTCGTGTCGCAAGTGGACGGAGGTGACCATGATCGTCTTCGCGCGGATCAGTGA